DNA from Chryseomicrobium sp. FSL W7-1435:
TTCCCGATCATCACTTCAACCGCAGCAGCCATTACTTCTGGAATGACTGCGGCTCCCGGCTTGCGGATGATGGCCATTGCTACGATCGAGACTAGGAACCAAACACCAAATATCCATTCATAAGCGATTGGGCCGATCAAACTAGCCCAGATATTGCCGATGTGTACAAAGACGAGGTAAATGATACCAAATACTACCGCAAGCAGAGACATTAGAACAACTTCTTTTAACTTCCAATTAGCGAGCATTTTCAGCACCTCCGTGAGAAGGACTGTGAATACTCATATTGATGGTCATCACGACATGTGGGTGATCACCGATTTGTGCTTCGGTGAACGTTTCTTCGTAAAACGCAAACACATCTTTCAGTGAACCGTGTATGCCCGTCGCATAATGCATCGATTCGTTGTAAACCCCGCGTTCTTTTGCGCGATCGATTTCACGGTAAATCGTCTCCATGTAGTCGCTCTGATTGAGTGGATACAGAGAGAATTGGCTAGAAACATACGGACCTTCCGGAATTTTATTTTTTACTGGATCTTCAATTCCCATGTAAGAATCACCCGCCGTATCTCCCGGGCAGCCTACGGAAAATGTTGCATTCATTGCGATATGCTTGCCATAAGAAGCGGCTTTCTCCGTGAGGGCCGTCAGTGCATTAAAGACATGAGGACCTTCTCCTCGAATGACTGTCGACACATCGTCTGTATGGCGCCAGACTGTAGATAGGTCAACTTTAGAGAAAGCGCCTTTGATGATTGAAATAAATTCTGAATCCATCGGGTGAAGTGAGAAGCGACAGCCGATGATTTTACTTGTTCCACAGTGCATGGGAACGCCTCCTTTAGAATAATGGGAAAAAGAAAAAAGCTACATCCGCGAAAGATGTAGCCACTGCTTCCCATAAACTAAAGAAAGAGTCACTACACTTCCTCACGCAGGTATTATCCTGATCGAGTCATAAGGGATCGGAGCTCAAGCTCTCATCTCAGCCAATTTGGGCACCCCTAGTGCAGAAATTCGGTATGTAGTTCTTTTTCGCCCTCATCATAGCAAACAAAAACCTGTTTCGCAAGTGTCAGGAGGAAAAGAAGGAATTTCATGGTTGAGACAAGAAGTAAGTAAACAAGAAAGAGAGGCGTTACAAATGGAACAATGGATCAACGAAATGTTTACAGATGAACGACTTGCTGAAGCGGCTGCCCTGTTTGGCGCAGATGCCAAACAAGCGATTCAAAGAGGCGACTTTGAAAACTACGTCTATGAAGTGGAAAAAGACGGAAAACCGTTTATGTTACGCCTCACACATACATCTCACCGGTCAAAGGAGCAGGTGGTTGCTGAACTCGAATGGGTAAACGATCTACATGACCGTGGCATGAATGTCTCGCTTAATCATTTGAGCACAGCAGGTAACTTGGTGGAAGAAATTTCACTGGAACAAGGAAGTTTCTTGGTCTGTTTATTTGACAAAGCACCTGGTACCTCAGCTTATGAACTTCGTAATGAGTTTACAGATAAACATATTGAAGCTTGGGGAGAGTTGACAGCTCGTTTTCATCAAGCGGCAAGTGATTACAACAAGAAAAATGGGTCGCGGCCTCACTGGTATGAAGATGATTTAATTGAAATCGAAAACTGGCTTGATCCCGAACTCGACAAAGAGATCATCGAATTGAATCACCACATCGTTTCGACCATCCGCAACTTCGATACGTCTAAAGACGTCTATGGAATCATTCACTCGGATATTCATCAAGGCAATTTCTTCATAGACGGGGCAGAGCTCCACGTCTTTGATTTTGATGACACGATGCACTTTCACTATATCCATGATGTCAGTATTCCGCTGTATTACACGATTTGGATGAGCTACAGAAATGAACCATTGTCGATTCGTTCAGAAAAGGCCACTGCATTTTTTGAAGTCTTTTACCGAGGCTATACCCGAATTCGTCCACTTGAAAAAGAGTGGCTTGAACGGATTCCTCTTTATTTAACTCTGCGCGATTTAACGCTGTATGCCGTGTTTCATAAAAAGGTTGATTTTGATGAAGAGCCAGAGTTGCGGCCTCTTGTGGAATGGCTTGGAGAGCGTTTACGTAGAAACGAACCGATAGCGGAAGTTGATTTTTCTAAACTGTATTAAACCTGGGTAATAAAGGGTAAAGAAGCAATGCAGTACAAGAAAAGAGGTGGCCAATGGAACTTGCGATAATCATTCCGTCCTATAAACCTGATGACAAGTGCCGAGCGGTCATCGATGAACTCATTGCTTCGCAGTTTTCACGAATCATTGTTATAGATGACGGGGGAGAAGAAGAATATGCACCGTTCTTCTCAGAGCTCAAAGGCTTTAAAGAAGTAACCGTTCTCCATCATGCCAAGAACCAGGGTAAAGGACGAGCACTGAAAACAGCTTTTCATTACATACTGAATGAAAAAATTCCTGTACAGGGTGTTATAACGATTGATGCTGATGGGCAACACTTACTTTCGGACATGATGAAAGTGGCTGAGCGCATGAAGCAGCAACCAGAAGCTGTCGTCTTGGGATCGCGAGACTTTTCGCAAAAGGACGTCCCATTTCGCAGTCGATTTGGAAACCGATTTACGCGTCTTTTATTCAGACTTTCAACTGGTACAGTGTTAACCGACACGCAGACAGGCTTACGTGGCCTTCCGGTCAAACATCTTCCGCTCTTATTAGCGATAAAAGGTGAACGCTTTGAATACGAGATGCACATGCTAGGGTGTTTAAAGCAAAACGATATAGAAATTGAGGAAGTTGAGATTGAAACGGTTTATCTCGATGAGAACAAATCGTCCCATTTCCATCCTTTGCGTGATTCTTATCACATTTATAAAATCTTTTTGTTGTATGGGCTTTCGGGCGGCGCCTCGTTTGCACTTGATATTGGACTTTATTCGTTGTTTATTTACTTGTGGAAAGAAGATTCACCGGAGATGTTTATTATTTTTGCGACAATAGCTGCAAGAATATTATCCAGTCTGTTTAACTACTTTGTGAATCGACATAAGGTGTTTGGTCAAGGATCCAGCAAGTCGTTTATTCGTTACTACCTGTTAGCGGCCTTTATTATGGCAGCTTCTGCTGGCTCTGTTCATCTCCTCTATACAGAATGGTTAGGAAGAGGAGAAGTGGTGTTAAAAGTGTTGGTCGACACCATTTTATTCATCCTCGGGTTTGTTGTACAAAGAGCATGGGTATTCCGGAAAGAAAAATAAAAAGCGTGAGAGCCCAGATGTACTGGAACTCTCGCGCTTTTATAATGTTAACAAGAAAGTGTGGGAGGCTTGAGAAGTAGGGGCAAGGCGGTGCCATTTCACTTTGGCCATGCGCTCCTGTACTTTACTCTGTATGTGTCGTTCACAGCTATTCACGATCTCCACAATTTTTGCACCAGACAAGTTGAATGTTTTAGCAGCAGCCTCGTAAGGTTCTCGACTTAAAAGGAGCACTTTGAATTCTTCTTCTGATGCTGCGCGATCTGCTAAAGACTCTTCATAGCTAACTACATACTCATAAATTTCTCGATGTTTCTTGGGCAATTTACGAATCTCACTTTGCGCGGCAAAGTGAAGTGCGATTGCATTCATTTTGATCACCTACCAGCTAGCTTTTTTGACACCCGGAATTTGTCCTTTATGAGCAAGTTCACGGAATGCGATTCGGGATAACTTAAACTTGCGTAATACGCCACGTGGTCTTCCTGTCAGTTGACACCGGTTTTTTAATCGAGTGGGTGAGGAATCTTTCGGCAATTTAGCAAGTGCAGCATAGTCACCTTTTGATTTCAGTTCTTTACGCTTCTCAGCATAACGTTCCACTAACTCTCGTTGTTTTTTATCTCGTGCGACTTTTGATTTCTTGGCCATCTTTAGTATCCTCCTAATGGGTATGCTTGTCATCAAATAAAATGAACAATTTTACAAAGCGTAATGATTACGTTTTATAACCTGTGTTCACTTTATCATGAATGAATTTTGGTTGCAACTAGCAAAGAAGAATGGAGAACAAAAAAAGAGCCGTCAGCAAAACGGCTCTTACAAGGGGTTACGATTCTTTTAAGGCTTGAATGACATCGATTTGTGTAGCATTACGAGCTGGGCGCCAACCAGAAACAACGGCAACCCCGATACTGATAGCGGCAGCGATGACAACAAGTTGCCACGGAATATAAGAGACGGTGATCGTCATATCAGTAGGTGCTTCTTCGCCTACAGAGCTAAAGACAATCATAGGTACAATCAAGTTCACGAGTAAACTAATGCCATAAGATACGGCAACCGCAATGAGTGTACCAATCAACCCGATGGCAGTGCTCTCCATGAGAAAGAGGCGCTGAATGAGCTTTGGTTGTGCACCGATAGCTTTCATGATACCAATTTCACGTGTACGTTCTGTTACTGCCATCGTCATCGTGTTGAAGATTCCAATCGAAGCGATCAATACGGCTACTGTTCCAACAATTACTAAACCAATTTGAATAACTGTGAACAGCATGTTCATTTGACCCAGTTCTTCTGTAACAGAGTAGACAAGGAACCCTTGTTCTTTTAACGAATCTGTTAAGTCCGCCACATATTGAAAATCAGTTGCATGAACTGTGATTGATTTATCAGGGGATTCGACGCCGAACGCTGTGAGTACTTCCGCGCTTTTTGACGTGTCTGCATAGATTTTGTCATCATATGCCCAATCTTTTCCTGGCTTTTTGGCAATACCAGAAATCGTATACGTTTGCGTGGATACAACTTCTTGTGTCTCATAATCTGTAATGTCGATTGAAATCGTCTTACCAATCAGCTCATCACGAATCGGTTTCGCGAGTTCGTCTTGTT
Protein-coding regions in this window:
- a CDS encoding YkoF family thiamine/hydroxymethylpyrimidine-binding protein, with protein sequence MHCGTSKIIGCRFSLHPMDSEFISIIKGAFSKVDLSTVWRHTDDVSTVIRGEGPHVFNALTALTEKAASYGKHIAMNATFSVGCPGDTAGDSYMGIEDPVKNKIPEGPYVSSQFSLYPLNQSDYMETIYREIDRAKERGVYNESMHYATGIHGSLKDVFAFYEETFTEAQIGDHPHVVMTINMSIHSPSHGGAENAR
- a CDS encoding phosphotransferase, encoding MRQEVSKQEREALQMEQWINEMFTDERLAEAAALFGADAKQAIQRGDFENYVYEVEKDGKPFMLRLTHTSHRSKEQVVAELEWVNDLHDRGMNVSLNHLSTAGNLVEEISLEQGSFLVCLFDKAPGTSAYELRNEFTDKHIEAWGELTARFHQAASDYNKKNGSRPHWYEDDLIEIENWLDPELDKEIIELNHHIVSTIRNFDTSKDVYGIIHSDIHQGNFFIDGAELHVFDFDDTMHFHYIHDVSIPLYYTIWMSYRNEPLSIRSEKATAFFEVFYRGYTRIRPLEKEWLERIPLYLTLRDLTLYAVFHKKVDFDEEPELRPLVEWLGERLRRNEPIAEVDFSKLY
- a CDS encoding bifunctional glycosyltransferase family 2/GtrA family protein, coding for MELAIIIPSYKPDDKCRAVIDELIASQFSRIIVIDDGGEEEYAPFFSELKGFKEVTVLHHAKNQGKGRALKTAFHYILNEKIPVQGVITIDADGQHLLSDMMKVAERMKQQPEAVVLGSRDFSQKDVPFRSRFGNRFTRLLFRLSTGTVLTDTQTGLRGLPVKHLPLLLAIKGERFEYEMHMLGCLKQNDIEIEEVEIETVYLDENKSSHFHPLRDSYHIYKIFLLYGLSGGASFALDIGLYSLFIYLWKEDSPEMFIIFATIAARILSSLFNYFVNRHKVFGQGSSKSFIRYYLLAAFIMAASAGSVHLLYTEWLGRGEVVLKVLVDTILFILGFVVQRAWVFRKEK
- the rpsN gene encoding 30S ribosomal protein S14, encoding MAKKSKVARDKKQRELVERYAEKRKELKSKGDYAALAKLPKDSSPTRLKNRCQLTGRPRGVLRKFKLSRIAFRELAHKGQIPGVKKASW
- a CDS encoding FtsX-like permease family protein, which encodes MLAKDQREFISQHMKRNKLRVVMTILAAAMGCAFLIIIASVGFGLHKTIQDEVLSSRIVTEIELFGKENGGTVTKEELAAIQKMENVKTVVERINVPGSPVVNLVGKEGYGQLVYTDLKAEQAANLALFDGEIPKDATEVVVGYHFAGNFLTVEQHEELGNAENYIEKQDELAKPIRDELIGKTISIDITDYETQEVVSTQTYTISGIAKKPGKDWAYDDKIYADTSKSAEVLTAFGVESPDKSITVHATDFQYVADLTDSLKEQGFLVYSVTEELGQMNMLFTVIQIGLVIVGTVAVLIASIGIFNTMTMAVTERTREIGIMKAIGAQPKLIQRLFLMESTAIGLIGTLIAVAVSYGISLLVNLIVPMIVFSSVGEEAPTDMTITVSYIPWQLVVIAAAISIGVAVVSGWRPARNATQIDVIQALKES